A single window of Clostridia bacterium DNA harbors:
- a CDS encoding ABC transporter ATP-binding protein, whose translation MANIHEEEVLGKAYDRQLMGRLLEYLRPYSVQVTLALTAIVLKAGADVLGPYLTKVAVDKYLTHKSAAAPSFLDRFLSSQPLVGIGQIGAIFLSVLCIGFLLEFAQTYLMQWTGQKVMFDLRSHIFRHLQKMHVGFFDKNPVGRLVTRVTTDIDALNEMFTAGVVSIFEDVFVLAGIIVIMLLMDWRLALITFAVLPFIFVATMIFRKKVRDSYRRIRTAIARINSYIQEHVSGIVPLQLFNRERRAFDKFEHVNAMHMDAFKDAIMAHAVYYPVVETLSAVAIASVIWYGGGGVMQGAVKLGVLVAFMQYAQRFFRPIQDLSEKYNILQSAMASAERVFKLLDTKAEVVSPEKPKQPHGPGRIEFDHVWFAYRHMPKDDKESAGKPGVAAPVPTDGSGSESQDDFDWVLRDVSFTLEPGETVAVVGHTGAGKTTLISLLLRFYDVQKGAIRVEGVDIRELDLPTLRRRFGVVLQDPFLFSGTVEDNIRLGSTWIDDDAIERAADEVNLTDFIHSLPDGFKETVRERGSTLSTGQKQLISFARALAHNPKILILDEATSSVDTETEFKVREALTRMVEGRTSLIIAHRLSTVQRADKIVVMHKGKVREMGSHQQLLANRGIYYKLYQLQYKDQELAVTPAIIAESGAQASGISIGDD comes from the coding sequence ATGGCGAATATCCACGAAGAAGAGGTACTCGGCAAAGCGTATGACAGGCAGCTCATGGGCCGCCTGCTCGAATACCTGCGCCCTTACAGCGTGCAGGTTACCCTCGCGCTTACGGCCATCGTGCTCAAGGCTGGCGCGGATGTACTCGGCCCGTATCTCACCAAGGTTGCTGTCGATAAGTACCTGACCCACAAGTCCGCCGCCGCACCTTCGTTTCTGGATCGATTTTTGAGTTCGCAGCCCCTGGTGGGCATCGGGCAAATCGGCGCTATCTTCCTGTCCGTTCTGTGCATAGGCTTCCTCCTGGAGTTCGCGCAGACGTACCTGATGCAATGGACGGGACAGAAGGTCATGTTTGACCTTCGCAGCCACATCTTCCGCCATCTTCAGAAAATGCACGTCGGTTTTTTCGACAAGAACCCTGTCGGACGCCTGGTGACGCGCGTTACCACGGACATTGACGCGCTCAACGAAATGTTTACCGCCGGCGTCGTCTCCATCTTCGAAGACGTTTTCGTGCTGGCGGGAATCATCGTGATCATGCTCCTCATGGACTGGAGGCTGGCGCTGATCACGTTTGCCGTGCTGCCGTTCATCTTTGTCGCTACCATGATCTTCCGCAAGAAGGTACGCGACTCCTACCGGCGCATACGCACGGCTATCGCTCGAATCAACTCCTATATTCAGGAGCACGTCAGCGGCATCGTCCCGTTGCAACTCTTTAACCGCGAGCGCCGGGCGTTTGACAAATTCGAGCATGTGAACGCCATGCACATGGACGCCTTCAAGGACGCGATCATGGCGCACGCCGTGTACTACCCGGTGGTCGAAACGCTCTCTGCCGTGGCTATCGCCTCCGTCATTTGGTATGGCGGAGGAGGCGTTATGCAAGGCGCTGTCAAACTGGGCGTGCTCGTCGCCTTTATGCAGTACGCGCAGCGCTTCTTCCGCCCCATTCAGGACCTGAGCGAGAAGTACAACATTCTGCAATCCGCCATGGCCTCCGCCGAGCGCGTCTTTAAGCTGCTCGATACAAAGGCGGAAGTGGTCTCGCCGGAGAAGCCGAAACAGCCTCATGGCCCCGGCCGCATCGAGTTCGACCACGTGTGGTTCGCCTATCGGCATATGCCGAAGGACGACAAGGAGAGCGCCGGGAAACCGGGCGTGGCCGCGCCTGTCCCGACCGACGGCTCCGGCTCTGAATCGCAGGACGACTTCGATTGGGTTTTGCGGGACGTTTCCTTCACGCTGGAACCGGGAGAGACGGTAGCAGTCGTCGGCCACACCGGTGCCGGTAAGACGACGCTCATCTCTCTTCTGCTCCGTTTCTATGATGTGCAAAAGGGCGCAATCCGCGTGGAGGGCGTGGACATTCGAGAGCTTGATCTCCCAACCCTTCGCCGTCGCTTTGGAGTCGTTCTACAGGACCCGTTCCTCTTTTCAGGAACGGTCGAGGACAACATTCGTCTCGGCTCTACGTGGATCGACGATGACGCAATTGAGCGCGCGGCGGACGAAGTGAACCTCACCGACTTCATTCATTCGCTGCCGGACGGTTTCAAAGAGACGGTCCGCGAGCGTGGCAGCACTCTTTCGACTGGCCAGAAGCAGCTCATCAGCTTCGCCCGCGCTCTCGCGCATAACCCCAAAATCCTCATTCTCGACGAAGCCACGTCCAGCGTGGACACCGAGACCGAGTTCAAGGTTCGCGAAGCACTCACCCGCATGGTCGAGGGACGCACCTCGCTCATCATCGCCCACCGCCTCTCCACCGTGCAGCGCGCCGACAAGATCGTCGTCATGCACAAGGGCAAGGTCCGCGAGATGGGATCGCACCAGCAGCTCCTCGCCAATCGCGGCATCTATTACAAGCTCTACCAGCTGCAATACAAAGATCAGGAACTGGCTGTCACTCCGGCAATCATCGCCGAATCAGGCGCGCAAGCATCCGGCATCAGCATCGGCGACGACTGA
- a CDS encoding beta-ketoacyl-[acyl-carrier-protein] synthase family protein, which translates to MQNSYKRVVVTGMGMVSPNGIGREAFCRAVLAGTSGVKRISRFDASDLPVQIAGEIPDFDELAWVDAKERKHVSRVVPLVLAAASEALSHSGLDTQKFSLDEQRDIGVILGTGGGAQEFAEENHRLWLEGKIKQVSLFVIPSGTMGTLSSEVSMRFGLRGLSHVITTGCTSSTDALGYAMKEIRSGSISVILAGGVDAPIAPGIMKGFTLMKIMTSSWNHAAERGSRPFSADRDGFVVAEGSWMFVLEEYEHAKARGASILAEVAGYGSTCEAFHRVRLQECGEEPARAIQLAMRDAGIVPADVQYANLHGTSTQLNDRIETRALKLALGEERARQISMSALKSQIGHPQGACGAAGVAATLVAFEHGLLPPTINLEVPDPDCDLDYVPDAGRRADIEHAICNCIAFGSKNSALILRKLS; encoded by the coding sequence ATGCAGAACAGCTATAAGCGAGTCGTCGTTACCGGAATGGGTATGGTCAGCCCCAATGGCATCGGGCGCGAAGCTTTTTGTCGCGCAGTTCTCGCCGGCACCAGCGGCGTCAAACGAATCTCCCGCTTCGACGCCAGCGATCTGCCCGTACAAATCGCCGGCGAGATTCCCGACTTCGATGAATTGGCCTGGGTTGACGCCAAGGAGCGCAAACACGTCTCTCGCGTTGTGCCGCTCGTGCTGGCCGCCGCAAGCGAGGCCCTCAGCCACTCAGGACTGGACACGCAGAAATTCTCGCTCGACGAACAACGCGATATCGGCGTCATCCTCGGCACCGGCGGTGGCGCGCAGGAGTTCGCGGAAGAAAATCATCGCTTGTGGCTCGAAGGCAAAATCAAACAGGTCAGCCTTTTTGTCATCCCCAGCGGCACCATGGGCACGCTCTCCAGTGAAGTCAGCATGCGCTTCGGACTTCGCGGACTTTCGCACGTCATCACTACCGGCTGCACGTCCTCGACCGACGCCCTCGGTTACGCGATGAAAGAGATACGCTCCGGCAGCATCTCCGTCATCCTAGCCGGTGGCGTCGATGCGCCTATCGCGCCCGGCATCATGAAGGGCTTTACGTTGATGAAGATCATGACCTCGTCGTGGAACCACGCGGCGGAGCGCGGCTCGCGCCCGTTCTCGGCGGACCGTGATGGCTTCGTCGTGGCCGAAGGTTCGTGGATGTTCGTGCTCGAAGAGTACGAACACGCCAAAGCCCGTGGCGCCAGCATCCTCGCGGAAGTCGCCGGTTACGGTTCCACCTGCGAAGCCTTCCATCGTGTACGCCTGCAAGAATGTGGTGAAGAACCAGCGCGCGCCATCCAACTCGCCATGCGCGACGCAGGCATTGTGCCCGCCGACGTTCAGTACGCCAATCTGCACGGCACGTCCACGCAACTCAACGACCGGATAGAAACCCGCGCCCTCAAGCTTGCGCTCGGCGAAGAACGCGCCCGCCAGATTTCCATGTCTGCCCTTAAGTCGCAGATCGGTCATCCGCAGGGTGCGTGCGGAGCCGCGGGCGTTGCCGCTACTCTCGTTGCCTTTGAGCACGGCCTGCTTCCGCCAACCATCAATCTCGAAGTCCCCGATCCCGACTGCGATCTCGACTATGTTCCGGACGCAGGCCGTCGCGCTGATATCGAACACGCCATCTGCAATTGCATAGCGTTCGGGTCGAAAAACTCAGCGCTCATTTTGAGGAAACTATCGTAG
- the hemW gene encoding radical SAM family heme chaperone HemW has protein sequence MSLGLYISVPFCRTKCSFCNFASGVFSRELFNGYIRHVTAEIERADQLAAQMGGEFERAVDSVYLGGGTPSVLELQQLSALFVSIRSNFEVAADAEVTVECAPGTLKPELVETLVGCGVNRVSLGVQSFVDQESRAVGRLHTRVATIEDIAQLRAAGIADISVDLIAGLPHQTEESWRYSLQELIATGVPHASVYMLEVDEDSRLGRELMAGGTRYHAHFVPDEEATADFYVQACEALDAAGVRQYEISNFAREGKESRHNLKYWLHQPYMGFGVDAHSMLCAPKAGAPHAAVRFATSDSLDAALGGAARTRTDVSERNAIEEAYFLGLRLTRGVELARIAEEFGVDAIERYRDAILELNEAGLLEIVEGFLRLTSRGRLLSNEVFERFLYAETEPEVHSFETQNDSKSHRS, from the coding sequence ATGTCCCTAGGTTTGTACATCTCCGTGCCCTTCTGCCGGACGAAGTGTTCGTTCTGCAACTTCGCTTCAGGCGTCTTTTCGCGCGAGTTGTTCAACGGATACATCCGGCATGTGACGGCTGAAATAGAGCGCGCCGACCAGTTGGCGGCGCAGATGGGCGGCGAGTTCGAGCGTGCTGTGGACTCGGTCTATCTAGGGGGCGGTACGCCTTCCGTATTGGAACTGCAGCAGTTGAGCGCACTTTTCGTATCGATTCGAAGCAACTTCGAGGTTGCGGCGGATGCGGAAGTGACGGTCGAATGCGCGCCCGGCACTCTGAAGCCGGAACTCGTTGAGACGCTGGTTGGTTGCGGAGTGAACAGGGTTTCGCTGGGCGTGCAGAGCTTTGTTGACCAGGAATCGCGCGCTGTTGGACGTTTGCACACGCGGGTAGCGACGATAGAGGACATCGCGCAGCTCCGAGCGGCGGGGATCGCCGACATCAGCGTGGACCTGATCGCGGGCCTGCCGCACCAGACAGAGGAGTCGTGGCGTTATTCGCTACAAGAGTTGATCGCAACCGGCGTCCCGCACGCGAGCGTCTACATGCTGGAGGTCGATGAGGACTCCCGCCTGGGCCGCGAGTTGATGGCAGGCGGCACGCGGTACCACGCCCACTTCGTTCCAGACGAGGAGGCGACCGCCGACTTCTACGTGCAGGCTTGCGAAGCGTTGGACGCCGCGGGCGTGCGGCAGTATGAGATTTCCAACTTCGCGCGCGAAGGGAAGGAGTCCAGGCACAACTTGAAGTACTGGCTGCATCAGCCCTATATGGGTTTTGGTGTGGATGCGCACTCTATGCTATGCGCGCCAAAAGCGGGTGCGCCACATGCGGCGGTACGCTTCGCCACCAGCGATTCGCTGGATGCTGCGCTCGGCGGCGCGGCACGAACCCGCACGGACGTTAGCGAAAGGAACGCCATCGAGGAGGCGTACTTCCTAGGCCTTCGGCTTACTCGTGGCGTGGAATTGGCGCGAATCGCCGAGGAGTTTGGTGTGGACGCCATAGAGCGTTATCGCGACGCGATTCTGGAGTTGAATGAAGCGGGCTTGCTGGAGATCGTGGAGGGATTTCTTCGTCTGACTTCACGCGGCCGATTATTGAGCAACGAAGTCTTCGAGCGCTTCCTGTATGCAGAAACTGAGCCGGAGGTGCATAGCTTCGAAACTCAGAATGACAGCAAGAGCCACCGAAGCTAA
- a CDS encoding low specificity L-threonine aldolase: MSGIPCANPSKKSDEVKPMMIDLRSDTVTQPTPEMRRAMAEAIVGDDVYGEDPTINRLEQRAAEIFGREASIFVPTGSMGNQIAIKLHTRPGQDIICEERGHIFNYEMSTLATFSGCLVRPVAAPDGIVTWDLIRTKLSPKIYYMAQTGLISLENTHNMAGGAVMPSEVMDDICDRAHELGLPVHLDGARIFNAAAYLGKPVAELTRKFDSVMFCLSKGLGAPVGSMLVGTAKFIEQARTVRKALGGGMRQAGILAAAGLIALEKGPARLHLDHENAKFLAEGLAQIPGVKIDPTKVQSNIVIFDVSGTGITSAEISKKLAERNVLANGVNSQLVRFVTHCDVDRAGCEQALNAMQAICEAKQLPVAGRQ; encoded by the coding sequence ATGTCTGGCATTCCTTGCGCAAATCCCTCCAAAAAATCCGATGAAGTGAAACCCATGATGATCGATCTGCGCAGTGACACGGTGACGCAGCCAACGCCGGAGATGCGGCGGGCGATGGCGGAAGCCATTGTGGGCGATGACGTGTACGGCGAGGATCCGACGATCAACCGGCTGGAACAGCGCGCGGCGGAAATCTTTGGGCGCGAGGCGTCGATCTTTGTCCCAACGGGATCGATGGGAAACCAGATCGCGATCAAGCTGCATACCCGGCCCGGGCAGGACATCATCTGCGAAGAGCGCGGCCATATCTTCAACTACGAGATGAGCACGCTGGCGACGTTTTCCGGATGCCTTGTGCGCCCGGTCGCTGCGCCTGACGGCATCGTGACCTGGGATCTCATACGCACGAAGCTCTCGCCTAAGATTTACTACATGGCGCAAACGGGGCTGATCTCGCTGGAGAACACGCACAACATGGCTGGTGGCGCGGTGATGCCGTCCGAGGTGATGGACGACATCTGCGACCGCGCGCACGAACTTGGATTGCCGGTGCACCTGGACGGAGCCCGGATATTCAACGCCGCCGCGTATCTCGGCAAGCCTGTCGCTGAACTCACGCGGAAATTCGACTCGGTTATGTTCTGCCTGTCGAAGGGCTTGGGCGCGCCGGTGGGATCCATGCTGGTGGGTACGGCCAAGTTCATCGAGCAGGCCCGCACGGTGCGCAAAGCGCTGGGTGGCGGCATGAGACAGGCGGGCATCCTGGCAGCGGCCGGATTGATTGCCTTAGAGAAGGGACCCGCCCGCCTGCACCTCGACCATGAGAACGCAAAGTTCCTGGCGGAAGGTCTGGCGCAGATCCCTGGCGTGAAGATCGACCCCACGAAGGTGCAGTCGAACATCGTCATCTTCGACGTGAGCGGCACAGGGATTACATCGGCGGAGATCTCCAAGAAGCTTGCCGAGCGCAATGTGCTGGCCAACGGCGTGAATTCGCAGCTTGTACGCTTTGTCACGCACTGTGACGTGGACCGCGCCGGTTGCGAGCAGGCACTGAACGCGATGCAGGCTATCTGCGAGGCGAAACAGTTGCCAGTTGCCGGTAGGCAGTAG
- a CDS encoding SRPBCC family protein, translating to MSLKFEYAAVAHCQPDHIWKVFQDIERWPRWDPQAIQSVKWVSGEPWKPGSRFEIKITKPVGYTITPELLEVEPPIYLHWRGKGSGITGEQFFIFKPLPDGATEMRTLQEFSGAPLVLIGNRVRQPILDGIKLMFERIRSEAEDQARRENWVPSV from the coding sequence ATGTCCCTGAAGTTTGAGTACGCTGCCGTTGCGCACTGCCAGCCTGATCACATCTGGAAAGTCTTTCAAGACATAGAGCGCTGGCCGCGCTGGGATCCGCAGGCGATACAGTCGGTCAAGTGGGTAAGCGGTGAGCCGTGGAAGCCGGGGTCGCGATTCGAGATTAAGATCACAAAGCCGGTGGGATACACGATCACACCAGAACTTCTTGAGGTGGAGCCGCCCATTTACCTGCACTGGCGCGGCAAAGGAAGCGGCATTACGGGCGAACAGTTCTTCATTTTCAAGCCGCTGCCGGACGGCGCCACAGAGATGCGCACATTGCAGGAGTTTTCCGGTGCGCCGCTGGTGCTGATCGGAAACCGGGTTCGCCAGCCAATTCTGGACGGAATCAAACTAATGTTCGAGCGCATCAGGTCGGAGGCGGAAGACCAGGCACGTCGGGAGAACTGGGTTCCGAGCGTGTAG
- a CDS encoding SRPBCC family protein, with product MSIKLQHSVVAQCKPEHVWRHFQDITRWPESVPKVIGNASWTEGEPWATGSKFQMKLLQPMPMYVKPEVKECDAPTAVHWLAPGSAVQSEQWFTFDMQPDETTTITARQEFSGPMTFMFGETIQKQIVEMYAQWMDSLKQQAEQTAREEAARA from the coding sequence ATGTCCATCAAGCTCCAACACTCGGTAGTTGCGCAGTGCAAGCCTGAACACGTATGGCGGCATTTCCAGGACATTACTCGCTGGCCTGAATCTGTGCCGAAGGTGATTGGGAATGCTTCGTGGACGGAAGGCGAACCGTGGGCGACGGGCAGCAAGTTCCAGATGAAGCTGCTGCAACCGATGCCGATGTACGTGAAGCCCGAGGTGAAGGAGTGCGACGCGCCGACGGCAGTGCATTGGCTGGCTCCGGGGTCCGCCGTGCAATCGGAGCAGTGGTTCACGTTTGACATGCAACCGGACGAAACAACGACTATCACGGCGCGACAGGAGTTCTCCGGCCCCATGACCTTTATGTTCGGTGAAACCATCCAGAAACAGATTGTCGAAATGTACGCGCAATGGATGGATTCGCTGAAGCAGCAGGCCGAACAGACGGCCCGCGAAGAGGCCGCGAGGGCCTGA
- a CDS encoding acyl-CoA dehydrogenase, with protein MNFELNEEQLQLRKSVREFAEREIAPHVMEWDEAARFPMETVKELGKLGLLGIIFPAEYGGAEMGYVEYVIAIEELSRIDGSVGIIVAAHTSLGSNHIWLAGNEAQKRKYIPKLATGEFIGAWGLTEPGSGSDAGGARCSAVRKSDRWVLNGNKTFITNGTYADVYTVIAVTDKTAGTHGLSAFIVEKGTKGFRPGKKENKLGLRASDTSELIFEDCEIPVENLLGHEGEGFVDAMRVLDGGRISIAALGLGMAQGAYESALRYSKQRKQFGKAISEFQAIQWKLADMSTEIDAARLLTMRSAWLKDNGKKTTLESSMAKLYSSEVAVRAANESVQIHGGYGFIKDYPAEKFYRDVKLCTIGEGTSEIQRLVIARQLLKD; from the coding sequence TTGAATTTCGAGCTGAACGAAGAGCAGCTTCAATTGCGCAAAAGTGTCCGCGAGTTCGCGGAGCGTGAAATCGCGCCGCACGTGATGGAGTGGGACGAAGCGGCACGTTTTCCCATGGAGACCGTGAAGGAGTTGGGCAAACTCGGACTGCTGGGCATCATCTTTCCGGCGGAGTACGGCGGTGCTGAGATGGGGTACGTGGAGTACGTCATCGCAATTGAGGAACTCTCGCGCATAGACGGGTCGGTGGGCATCATCGTTGCGGCGCACACCTCGCTCGGCTCCAACCACATCTGGCTGGCCGGAAACGAGGCTCAGAAGCGCAAGTACATTCCGAAGCTCGCGACAGGGGAATTCATTGGCGCGTGGGGCTTGACCGAGCCGGGCTCAGGGTCGGACGCAGGTGGCGCGCGCTGCTCGGCCGTGCGCAAGAGCGATCGCTGGGTGCTGAACGGCAACAAGACCTTCATCACCAACGGCACGTACGCGGACGTCTACACGGTCATCGCCGTAACGGACAAGACTGCGGGGACACATGGGTTGTCGGCTTTCATCGTTGAGAAGGGGACGAAAGGGTTCCGTCCGGGCAAGAAGGAAAACAAGCTTGGGCTGCGCGCGAGCGACACGTCGGAGCTGATCTTTGAAGACTGCGAAATACCGGTAGAGAACCTGCTCGGGCACGAGGGCGAAGGCTTCGTGGACGCCATGCGGGTGCTCGATGGCGGTCGTATTTCGATTGCTGCGCTCGGCCTCGGCATGGCGCAAGGCGCTTACGAGTCGGCGCTGAGGTACAGCAAGCAACGCAAGCAGTTCGGCAAAGCAATTTCGGAGTTCCAGGCGATCCAGTGGAAGCTGGCGGACATGTCCACCGAGATCGATGCAGCGCGTTTGTTGACCATGCGCTCAGCCTGGCTGAAGGACAACGGCAAAAAGACGACGCTTGAGTCTTCCATGGCGAAGCTCTACTCGAGTGAAGTGGCCGTGCGTGCCGCGAATGAGAGCGTACAGATCCACGGCGGGTACGGGTTCATCAAGGACTATCCGGCAGAGAAGTTCTACCGCGACGTCAAGCTGTGCACCATCGGTGAAGGGACGAGCGAAATCCAGAGACTGGTCATCGCGCGGCAACTGCTAAAGGACTAG
- the meaB gene encoding methylmalonyl Co-A mutase-associated GTPase MeaB encodes MNAHIQSWVEEIRGGNLRLLARAISTVEDHTPESTELLKALFPFSGKARIVGLTGSPGAGKSTLVDALAREYRKQQKTVGIVAVDPTSPFTGGAILGDRIRMQAHHADAGIYIRSMATRGSLGGLARTTADVATVLDASGRDLVIIETVGVGQDEIDIVRLADVTLVTLVPGMGDDVQSIKAGIMEIADIFVINKADRDGADRVEREIKAMQSLAPRTDNWTPPVVKTIANDGTGVPELAAAIVSYEEYLKRSEFGLRRRIENWRARLVTMLRDELLERVLREHMSEEAVSRYAEQVAEHQRDPYTLVDEIVGTIEKR; translated from the coding sequence GTGAACGCACACATACAATCCTGGGTCGAAGAAATTCGTGGCGGCAACCTGCGCTTGCTGGCTCGCGCCATCTCAACCGTGGAAGACCACACGCCGGAATCGACCGAACTGCTGAAGGCGCTGTTCCCGTTCAGTGGCAAAGCGCGCATTGTCGGCCTGACGGGTTCTCCCGGCGCGGGCAAGAGTACGCTCGTGGATGCCCTTGCGCGCGAGTATCGCAAGCAGCAGAAGACGGTCGGCATTGTCGCCGTCGATCCGACAAGCCCTTTCACGGGTGGTGCGATTCTGGGCGACAGGATACGGATGCAGGCTCACCATGCCGATGCCGGCATCTACATCCGCAGCATGGCTACTCGCGGATCTCTGGGCGGACTGGCGCGGACAACCGCAGACGTCGCGACGGTGCTGGATGCGAGTGGACGCGATCTGGTCATCATCGAAACCGTTGGCGTGGGCCAAGATGAAATTGACATCGTGCGGCTCGCGGATGTGACCCTGGTGACTCTGGTGCCGGGCATGGGTGACGATGTGCAGTCCATCAAAGCGGGCATCATGGAGATCGCCGACATCTTTGTGATTAATAAGGCTGACCGCGATGGTGCCGACCGCGTGGAGCGCGAGATCAAGGCAATGCAGTCGCTTGCGCCACGCACGGACAATTGGACGCCGCCGGTTGTAAAGACCATTGCCAACGACGGTACAGGCGTTCCCGAACTCGCAGCGGCCATCGTCAGCTACGAAGAGTATTTGAAAAGGTCGGAGTTCGGGCTGAGGCGGCGCATTGAGAACTGGCGTGCACGACTTGTAACCATGCTTCGGGATGAACTGCTGGAGCGCGTGCTGCGCGAGCACATGAGCGAGGAGGCCGTTTCGCGCTACGCCGAACAAGTGGCGGAACACCAACGCGATCCGTACACGCTCGTGGATGAGATCGTCGGCACCATCGAAAAGAGATAG
- the mce gene encoding methylmalonyl-CoA epimerase, which produces MFTIDHLGIAVKSLAQAKAFYEKMGMQMLPEEVIEAEKVRLVMIPTGESRIELLEPTGDDSPIARFLLNRGEGLHHVALQVTDLSAVVERLKQSGTRFVSNEIKIGAGNHSYIFVHPSSAGGVLLELCEDMPQGV; this is translated from the coding sequence ATGTTCACGATTGACCATCTCGGAATTGCCGTCAAATCGCTCGCTCAGGCCAAAGCTTTCTACGAGAAGATGGGGATGCAGATGTTGCCGGAAGAGGTCATAGAGGCCGAGAAGGTTCGGCTCGTGATGATCCCGACAGGCGAGAGCCGGATTGAGTTGCTGGAGCCCACGGGCGACGATTCGCCCATCGCCCGATTCCTGCTCAACCGCGGCGAAGGCCTTCACCACGTGGCGCTCCAAGTTACGGATCTCTCGGCCGTGGTGGAGCGGCTCAAGCAGTCAGGCACGCGGTTCGTATCCAACGAGATCAAGATAGGGGCTGGAAACCACTCCTACATCTTTGTCCATCCCTCCAGCGCAGGTGGAGTTCTGCTGGAATTGTGCGAAGATATGCCTCAAGGCGTCTAG
- the tsaB gene encoding tRNA (adenosine(37)-N6)-threonylcarbamoyltransferase complex dimerization subunit type 1 TsaB, which translates to MIILGIDTSGREGSIALAQGDASSFEVLEFRPIAGGTYSAQLIPQISEALDKRGIDKHEIDLFAVASGPGSFTGLRVGLSAVKALADVLQKPIATVTVLEAIAINARRYLLREGARLADASNPRIIAALDAQRNEVFAGEYDFSVAASAKLGPQRVSESLLNMGDFLTWLGTRVPVPATFTSDAKIEQAVRASGSPAELVSRPSADSVSRIGLQKYLEGKTVAPEVLDADYIRRSDAEIFSAPGLGIAPK; encoded by the coding sequence ATGATTATTCTGGGCATCGATACTTCGGGTCGGGAAGGCAGCATCGCGCTTGCACAGGGCGACGCTTCGTCGTTCGAGGTGCTGGAATTCCGTCCTATCGCGGGTGGCACTTACTCCGCACAACTTATTCCGCAAATCTCAGAAGCACTCGACAAGCGAGGCATCGACAAGCACGAAATCGACCTGTTTGCGGTTGCGAGCGGCCCAGGCTCCTTTACTGGACTGCGGGTCGGGCTGTCTGCCGTCAAGGCACTCGCGGACGTTTTGCAGAAGCCAATCGCAACCGTCACGGTGCTTGAGGCGATCGCGATCAATGCGCGTCGTTACCTGCTAAGAGAAGGCGCACGATTGGCGGACGCATCGAACCCGCGAATCATCGCCGCGCTCGATGCGCAACGCAATGAAGTTTTTGCCGGCGAGTATGATTTCAGCGTGGCAGCTTCCGCGAAGCTGGGACCGCAGCGCGTAAGTGAATCGCTGCTGAATATGGGCGACTTCTTGACCTGGTTGGGCACCCGTGTTCCAGTGCCAGCCACGTTCACCTCGGATGCGAAGATCGAGCAAGCTGTTCGGGCCTCAGGCTCTCCGGCGGAACTCGTCTCTCGCCCGTCGGCGGATTCCGTCTCGCGCATTGGGTTGCAGAAGTATCTGGAAGGGAAGACCGTCGCGCCGGAAGTTCTGGACGCAGACTACATTCGCCGCTCGGACGCGGAAATCTTTTCGGCCCCAGGTCTGGGTATCGCGCCGAAGTAG
- a CDS encoding GNAT family N-acetyltransferase has product MLIRPATLADVLNMMAIERQSATAAHWTERDYTRIFTEASPRRLALVLECGGDDLIPFREAHESSREGVFHDVCAFIVARCFDREWEIENIVVADAVRGRGLGTKLLGAFLDRVRDEGASEVSLEVRESNVSARKLYAKWNFVEVGHRKSYYSKPLEDAVLLRCKFRKAACENG; this is encoded by the coding sequence ATGCTGATTCGTCCCGCCACTCTCGCTGATGTTCTGAACATGATGGCCATCGAGCGCCAGTCGGCAACGGCTGCGCACTGGACCGAGCGCGACTACACCCGCATCTTCACGGAAGCTTCACCGCGCCGCCTCGCGCTGGTACTGGAGTGTGGCGGCGACGACCTAATACCTTTCAGAGAGGCGCATGAAAGTTCGCGAGAGGGCGTCTTCCATGATGTCTGCGCCTTTATCGTGGCGCGTTGCTTCGATCGCGAGTGGGAGATCGAAAACATCGTCGTTGCCGACGCTGTGCGTGGGCGAGGGCTTGGAACGAAACTGCTAGGTGCGTTCCTGGACCGGGTGCGAGACGAAGGTGCAAGCGAGGTTTCGCTCGAAGTTCGAGAGTCGAATGTGAGCGCGCGCAAGCTTTACGCCAAGTGGAACTTTGTTGAGGTCGGACATCGTAAGTCGTACTACAGCAAGCCTTTGGAGGATGCTGTGCTGCTTCGGTGCAAGTTTAGAAAAGCAGCTTGCGAAAACGGTTGA
- a CDS encoding DUF465 domain-containing protein gives MATPVRDQLLASSDEFRQLAQEHAQYSERLDSLIHKKYLSEDEKLEEIRLKKLKLRLKDQMESIEQQFRTGNVA, from the coding sequence ATGGCTACTCCAGTACGCGACCAGCTCCTGGCCAGCAGCGATGAATTTCGCCAGCTGGCTCAGGAACACGCACAATACTCCGAACGCCTTGATTCCCTCATCCACAAGAAGTACCTCTCCGAAGATGAAAAGTTGGAAGAGATTCGTTTAAAGAAACTCAAGCTGCGGCTCAAAGATCAAATGGAGTCCATTGAGCAGCAGTTTCGAACCGGCAACGTCGCCTAA